One Succinispira mobilis DSM 6222 genomic window carries:
- a CDS encoding ArsR/SmtB family transcription factor has product MNKTDLPEVPHDHGTNIQTLLKTVPSADDFKQAATVFQQLSDPTRLKILWLLCHTEECVYNIANAIDMSPPAVSHHLRSLKQSNLITNRRIGKEMHYTLQDCTQANLIHQVIDAIFNLNCPRKQTHN; this is encoded by the coding sequence ATGAATAAAACAGACTTGCCAGAAGTGCCTCATGACCACGGAACCAATATCCAAACCTTATTGAAAACAGTTCCTTCTGCAGATGACTTTAAACAGGCAGCAACTGTCTTTCAACAGCTTTCCGATCCTACTAGATTGAAAATTCTTTGGTTACTCTGTCATACCGAGGAATGCGTTTATAATATTGCTAATGCGATAGATATGAGTCCTCCAGCTGTATCTCATCATTTACGTTCTCTGAAACAGTCTAACCTTATTACCAATAGGCGAATTGGTAAAGAAATGCATTATACGCTACAAGATTGTACACAAGCAAATTTAATTCATCAAGTTATTGACGCTATTTTCAATTTGAACTGTCCTCGCAAACAAACTCATAATTAA
- a CDS encoding heavy metal translocating P-type ATPase, translating into MQKKQLTKILLATLIFIAAMILPILQEYRDYLLISAFLIVGLEIVWAAVKNVVRGKVFDESFLMSLATMGAVYLGEYAEAVGVMLFYQIGEYFQGRAVDNSRKAITELLDLQADYANLNTRDGLKRVAPEELSIGEVITVKPGEKIPIDGKVIRGVSYLNTAALTGESLPLAVEIGSEVLSGCINMQGVLEVEVSKEYQDSTVARILELVENASNNKAETEKFISRFAKYYTPIVVSVAFFLAVLPPLLFKEALFQDWLYRALTFLVISCPCALVLSIPLSFFGGIGAASKLGILVKGSNYIEALAKVKNIVFDKTGTLTEGKFSVVSVSSVGYSQQLLLELVAHAEMYSNHPIAKSIQEAYGQKLDNKRVKNLEDLPGLGIIAEVDDKKVILGNELLLEQQSIVIPDFTDARNNNDITELYVAIGGVYAGRIYITDKIKNDAQKTVDLLKKMSIDINIFTGDTEKAAKIVGERLGITNIYSKLLPQHKLENLETLLKRQTTGKVMFVGDGVNDAPVLARADIGIAMGAMGTDAAIQAADVVIMDDSLYKIVMAIELAKQTMQVVRSNIFFVLAVKFTVLLLGFFGLASIWLAIFADVGVSVLAILNSMRLLIKK; encoded by the coding sequence ATGCAAAAAAAACAATTAACAAAGATATTATTAGCTACTTTAATTTTTATTGCCGCAATGATATTACCGATATTGCAAGAATATAGGGATTACTTATTAATTTCTGCATTTTTAATAGTAGGGTTGGAAATAGTTTGGGCGGCAGTTAAAAATGTTGTGCGCGGAAAAGTATTTGATGAGAGTTTTTTAATGTCATTAGCAACAATGGGCGCGGTTTATTTAGGAGAGTATGCTGAAGCAGTTGGGGTAATGTTGTTTTATCAAATTGGCGAATATTTTCAAGGAAGAGCTGTAGATAATTCTAGAAAGGCAATAACAGAATTACTAGATTTACAGGCAGATTATGCAAATCTTAATACTAGGGATGGGCTAAAAAGAGTTGCCCCAGAAGAATTGTCCATAGGCGAAGTTATTACTGTGAAACCTGGCGAAAAAATCCCTATTGACGGCAAAGTTATAAGAGGGGTATCTTATTTAAACACAGCGGCTTTGACAGGAGAAAGTTTACCTTTAGCCGTAGAGATAGGTTCAGAAGTTCTAAGTGGCTGTATTAACATGCAAGGAGTTTTAGAAGTTGAAGTAAGCAAAGAATATCAAGATTCTACGGTGGCTAGAATTCTAGAATTAGTCGAAAATGCCAGTAATAATAAGGCGGAAACGGAAAAATTTATTAGTAGGTTTGCCAAATATTACACGCCAATAGTCGTAAGTGTTGCTTTCTTTTTAGCTGTTTTACCGCCACTTCTTTTTAAAGAGGCTTTATTTCAAGACTGGTTGTATAGAGCACTAACCTTTTTAGTTATTTCTTGCCCCTGTGCATTAGTATTATCTATTCCATTAAGTTTTTTTGGTGGAATTGGAGCAGCATCTAAGTTGGGTATTTTAGTAAAAGGAAGTAATTATATTGAAGCCTTGGCTAAAGTTAAAAATATAGTTTTTGATAAAACTGGAACTTTGACAGAAGGAAAGTTTTCTGTTGTATCAGTAAGTAGTGTAGGTTATTCTCAACAATTACTTCTGGAATTGGTTGCACATGCCGAAATGTATTCCAATCATCCAATTGCTAAAAGTATTCAAGAAGCATATGGGCAAAAATTAGATAATAAACGTGTGAAAAACTTAGAAGATTTGCCAGGGCTTGGAATTATAGCCGAAGTAGATGATAAAAAAGTCATTTTAGGAAATGAGTTGTTATTAGAACAACAGTCAATAGTTATTCCGGACTTTACTGATGCCAGGAATAATAATGATATCACCGAATTATATGTAGCAATTGGTGGGGTTTATGCTGGGCGCATTTACATAACAGATAAAATAAAAAATGATGCGCAAAAAACAGTGGATTTATTGAAAAAAATGTCTATAGATATTAATATTTTTACAGGTGACACTGAAAAAGCTGCTAAAATTGTGGGCGAAAGACTTGGTATTACGAATATTTACAGTAAATTACTGCCGCAACATAAGTTGGAAAACCTAGAAACTTTATTAAAACGTCAGACAACAGGCAAAGTTATGTTTGTAGGGGATGGAGTTAATGATGCTCCTGTTTTGGCAAGAGCAGACATTGGTATTGCAATGGGAGCCATGGGGACGGATGCTGCCATTCAAGCAGCTGACGTTGTAATTATGGATGATAGTCTTTACAAGATAGTAATGGCAATTGAATTGGCGAAGCAGACTATGCAAGTAGTGAGAAGTAATATATTTTTTGTTTTAGCTGTTAAATTTACAGTACTGCTCCTAGGGTTCTTTGGTTTGGCTAGTATTTGGTTGGCAATCTTTGCTGATGTTGGCGTTTCAGTTTTGGCAATTTTAAATTCGATGCGCCTCTTAATTAAAAAATAA
- a CDS encoding cation transporter, with protein sequence MKKSYRIENIDCANCAEKLQNSLKKIEGVIELKINFLMQKLVLEADSENFSTVLENIKVQAKKIEPKVLIKG encoded by the coding sequence ATGAAAAAAAGTTATCGTATTGAAAATATTGATTGTGCTAATTGTGCTGAAAAACTACAAAATAGTTTGAAAAAAATTGAAGGGGTTATAGAACTTAAAATTAATTTTTTAATGCAAAAACTTGTTTTAGAAGCTGATTCGGAAAATTTTTCCACCGTCTTAGAAAATATAAAAGTTCAAGCTAAAAAAATTGAACCAAAAGTACTTATAAAAGGATAG
- a CDS encoding nitronate monooxygenase has translation MKTRLTELLGIEYPIIQGGMAWASEALLAAAVSNAGAAGIIGAGGRTGEWLKAEIAKTKALTEKPFGVNVMLMAPNVDEIVEIVCQEKIAFVTLGAGNPVPFFEKFHANGVKVIPVVPSVKLAKRVQDSGADAIVIEGMEAGGHIGTQTTMALMSNVIPQVKIPVVVAGGISDGRAMAAALLMGAAGVQMGSRFILTTECNMHENAKQKIIAATDTDSAVTGYSRGHGVRGLKNSFTEMFLARERAGAPQDELNTMATGTNKKAAIEGDVEQGLVQVGQSLNVLNDIKPCQDVVATIIKEARATLANACNIEL, from the coding sequence ATGAAAACACGTTTAACAGAACTTTTGGGCATAGAATATCCGATTATTCAGGGCGGAATGGCCTGGGCATCAGAGGCTTTATTGGCAGCCGCAGTTTCTAATGCTGGTGCGGCTGGTATTATTGGGGCAGGTGGTAGAACTGGTGAATGGTTAAAAGCAGAAATTGCGAAAACTAAAGCTTTGACGGAGAAACCTTTTGGGGTTAATGTTATGCTGATGGCTCCGAACGTAGATGAGATAGTAGAAATTGTTTGTCAGGAAAAAATAGCTTTTGTTACATTAGGCGCAGGAAATCCAGTGCCGTTTTTTGAGAAATTCCATGCAAATGGAGTAAAAGTTATTCCGGTAGTACCAAGTGTAAAATTAGCTAAGCGCGTTCAAGATAGTGGTGCTGATGCTATTGTTATTGAAGGGATGGAGGCTGGAGGTCACATTGGTACACAAACTACAATGGCTTTGATGAGCAACGTGATTCCACAGGTTAAAATTCCAGTTGTTGTTGCTGGGGGAATTTCAGATGGCAGAGCTATGGCTGCGGCGTTATTAATGGGTGCTGCTGGTGTACAAATGGGATCAAGATTTATTTTAACTACTGAGTGCAATATGCATGAAAATGCTAAACAAAAAATAATCGCAGCTACAGACACTGATTCAGCGGTAACTGGGTATTCAAGAGGCCACGGTGTGCGAGGATTAAAAAACAGTTTTACAGAAATGTTTTTAGCCCGCGAAAGAGCAGGAGCACCGCAAGATGAGTTGAACACTATGGCTACGGGAACTAATAAAAAAGCTGCTATTGAGGGTGATGTTGAACAAGGCTTGGTTCAAGTAGGGCAAAGCTTGAATGTCTTAAATGATATAAAACCTTGCCAGGACGTAGTTGCTACTATTATAAAAGAAGCACGAGCTACATTGGCTAATGCCTGCAATATAGAACTTTAA
- the ilvD gene encoding dihydroxy-acid dehydratase has protein sequence MRSDEVKLGPGRAPHRSLFYAMGYSKDDLSKPLIGVVNAQNEIIPGHVHLNDIAQAVKHGILANGGTPIEFPAIGICDGIAMGHSGMKYPLASRELIADSIEAVTNGHKFDALVLIPNCDKIVPGMLMAAARLNIPAIVVSGGPMLAGKFQGNDVSLSTVFEGAGKFANNQMSASELEELEQSACPGCGSCSGMFTANTMNCLTEALGMGLPGNGTIPAAYQGARLNLAKQAGKQIMYLVNNNICTRDILTQAAFENAITVDMAIGGSSNTVLHLPAIAHEAGIELPLELFNKISARTPYLTKLSPAPKAFHIQDLNEAGGIYAVMTELNKKQLLNLTAKTVTGYTIGELLPNYEIRRPDVIKTIDKPHSLTGGIAILSGNLAPDCAVVKESAVAPEMLIHKGPAKVYDSEEEAIEAILGNKIVKGDVVVIRYEGPKGGPGMREMLNPTSVLAGMGLDKDVALITDGRFSGATRGACIGHVSPEAREGGPIGLIKNGDTISINIPERKLEVLLSEAELSLRKQNWLKPPAKVKTGYLARYASLVTSANTGAVMKTPDND, from the coding sequence TTGAGAAGTGATGAAGTTAAATTAGGCCCCGGAAGAGCACCCCATCGTTCTTTATTCTACGCAATGGGCTATTCAAAGGATGATCTTAGTAAACCATTAATCGGTGTAGTAAATGCGCAAAATGAGATTATCCCTGGACATGTGCATTTAAATGATATTGCTCAAGCTGTAAAACACGGAATTTTAGCTAATGGTGGTACTCCTATTGAATTTCCGGCAATTGGAATCTGCGACGGGATTGCAATGGGCCATTCTGGTATGAAATATCCTCTAGCTAGCCGCGAACTAATTGCAGATAGTATCGAAGCGGTTACAAATGGTCATAAGTTTGACGCCTTAGTCCTTATCCCTAACTGCGATAAAATAGTTCCTGGTATGCTAATGGCCGCAGCACGTTTAAATATTCCCGCTATCGTAGTTAGCGGCGGGCCCATGTTAGCAGGTAAATTCCAAGGCAACGATGTTAGCTTAAGTACAGTATTTGAAGGCGCTGGTAAATTCGCCAACAATCAAATGTCTGCTAGTGAATTAGAAGAACTAGAACAATCAGCCTGTCCTGGTTGTGGTTCTTGTTCTGGCATGTTTACCGCCAATACAATGAATTGTTTAACTGAAGCACTAGGTATGGGTTTACCTGGTAATGGAACTATTCCTGCCGCATATCAAGGTGCGCGACTCAATCTTGCTAAACAAGCTGGTAAACAAATTATGTATTTGGTTAACAACAATATCTGTACTCGTGATATTCTTACTCAAGCCGCTTTTGAAAATGCAATAACTGTTGATATGGCTATTGGTGGTTCTTCCAATACCGTATTACACCTACCAGCTATTGCTCACGAAGCCGGTATTGAATTGCCCTTAGAACTTTTTAATAAGATAAGTGCTCGCACACCTTATCTTACAAAACTCAGTCCTGCGCCTAAAGCTTTCCACATTCAAGATTTAAATGAAGCCGGCGGAATTTATGCTGTAATGACAGAGTTAAATAAAAAACAGTTGCTAAATTTAACAGCTAAAACTGTAACAGGCTACACCATTGGTGAGTTGTTGCCTAATTACGAAATTCGCCGTCCCGATGTTATTAAAACTATCGATAAACCTCATAGTTTAACTGGCGGGATAGCTATTTTATCAGGCAATTTAGCCCCAGATTGCGCTGTAGTTAAAGAAAGTGCTGTAGCACCAGAAATGCTAATTCACAAAGGACCTGCTAAAGTATATGATTCGGAGGAAGAAGCAATAGAAGCCATTTTAGGTAATAAAATCGTAAAAGGTGATGTCGTAGTTATTCGCTACGAAGGTCCAAAAGGCGGACCAGGGATGCGCGAAATGTTAAATCCTACATCTGTTCTAGCTGGCATGGGTCTTGATAAAGACGTTGCCTTGATAACTGATGGACGTTTCTCAGGTGCAACTCGTGGTGCTTGCATCGGTCATGTATCACCCGAAGCACGAGAAGGTGGCCCAATCGGCTTAATCAAAAACGGAGACACTATTTCCATTAATATCCCTGAGCGTAAATTGGAAGTATTACTTTCAGAGGCAGAACTAAGTCTGCGTAAACAAAACTGGCTAAAACCACCAGCAAAAGTTAAAACTGGCTATTTGGCAAGATATGCTAGTTTGGTAACTTCAGCCAATACTGGCGCAGTAATGAAAACTCCCGACAACGATTAA
- a CDS encoding response regulator transcription factor yields the protein MSTKNSVSCAFNYKLLNILEHDYSLNSLQYLEIILPKNSCNFLYYDCRSDNLDSIWYKLLLQFRPFAPQIITRMLSRYFPRDILEITNTIKFILQLNWHKRTYIILDNAHLLFHNNSNLIDFFYFLLKENLPNLHILLITNSNHPILDLNKVKTHPKTSLLKLFSSQFSLKIPSTSLLNNLTKPEYNFCLEVCSLDSFSFKDALFISSLGSPDKYIKRLLLLNILLYNSCNNTYTFSNNILDELRQRFSQLDSKTQKSIYLKLGKCSIQNGDYHLAANFYYIIKAKEELFTCLHLASPKDFFKFNRQNLIMYFSFLTYFASIKALALNLVYARYLLQQLQIQDFKELIKNIEPQIKKLKRLKIRRKLLSKLLNLKIIADFPNITNQKKSLFKLQYLQQYQLEKWENWYWSIPEMISSLLNPLHLSFAFHLDNLKNCFNYYNNFNSNYFIGIDLLLVAEQNYYQNNLSMSLSNSYKALTLADSNSNISLKLMIYFLISKITIAQGDNQHFSLIQEKILALRSLQVNSALEHIFAFIDLGLNNLLKGKNSFIENWLEAPQLLNSNIYPVCKSYFLTQYLFYLLRKSDFKTLINTYQESENSLTNNTSPILNIYNYLFLAIAYNQLAEFSRSNNFFRKSLDLAVKAEIIMPFIENFSYLEHFLQKVKAEKISDFAYQNFLEKVTPSYKSNANKIFLSQPPPDLTILTSREKEIALLTASGLSNSDIANQLFIAEITVKKALQNIFRKLQVQNRLSLALLLKKTNPNS from the coding sequence ATGTCTACCAAAAACTCCGTTTCTTGTGCCTTTAATTATAAACTTCTCAATATTTTAGAACATGATTATTCTTTAAACAGTCTACAGTATTTAGAAATAATTTTGCCCAAAAACAGCTGTAATTTTTTATATTATGACTGCCGTAGCGACAATTTGGATTCAATTTGGTATAAATTATTATTACAATTCAGACCTTTTGCCCCGCAAATTATAACCCGAATGCTTTCCCGCTACTTTCCCAGAGATATCTTAGAAATCACAAATACCATTAAATTTATTTTACAGCTAAATTGGCATAAAAGAACCTACATTATTCTTGACAACGCCCATTTACTCTTTCACAATAATTCAAATTTAATAGATTTTTTCTATTTTTTATTAAAAGAAAATTTGCCTAATTTACATATTTTACTAATTACTAATTCTAATCACCCTATCCTAGATTTGAACAAGGTAAAAACGCATCCCAAAACTTCCTTGCTTAAACTTTTTTCTAGCCAATTTTCATTAAAAATCCCTTCTACTTCTTTACTAAATAATCTAACTAAGCCAGAATATAATTTTTGCCTAGAAGTGTGCTCCTTAGATTCTTTTAGCTTCAAAGATGCATTATTTATAAGTTCTCTAGGCTCTCCAGACAAGTATATTAAACGATTATTACTGTTAAATATTCTACTATATAATTCTTGCAATAATACCTATACTTTTTCTAACAACATTTTAGATGAACTTCGTCAAAGATTTTCCCAGCTAGATTCTAAAACCCAAAAAAGTATTTATTTAAAGTTAGGTAAATGCAGTATCCAAAATGGAGATTATCACCTAGCAGCTAATTTTTATTATATTATTAAAGCAAAAGAAGAGCTGTTTACTTGTCTACACTTAGCTAGTCCAAAAGATTTTTTCAAGTTTAACCGCCAAAACTTAATTATGTATTTTTCTTTTTTAACTTATTTTGCTTCGATAAAAGCACTGGCTCTTAACCTTGTTTATGCTCGTTATCTCCTCCAACAGCTCCAAATACAAGATTTCAAGGAACTAATTAAAAATATTGAACCACAAATAAAAAAACTTAAAAGGTTAAAAATTCGACGAAAACTTCTGAGCAAGTTGTTAAACCTAAAAATCATCGCAGATTTTCCCAATATAACCAACCAAAAAAAATCCTTATTTAAACTGCAATATCTACAACAGTATCAATTAGAAAAATGGGAAAATTGGTATTGGAGCATCCCAGAGATGATAAGTTCTCTACTCAATCCACTCCACCTGTCTTTTGCCTTTCATCTCGATAATTTGAAAAACTGCTTTAATTATTATAATAACTTTAACAGTAATTATTTTATTGGTATCGATTTACTTTTAGTAGCTGAGCAAAATTACTATCAGAATAACCTTTCTATGTCCCTTAGCAACTCTTATAAAGCCTTGACCCTGGCTGACTCAAATTCTAATATTAGTTTAAAACTAATGATTTATTTTTTAATTAGTAAAATTACTATTGCTCAAGGTGATAACCAGCATTTTTCGCTAATTCAAGAAAAAATTTTAGCTTTAAGAAGCCTTCAGGTCAATTCAGCCCTAGAACACATTTTCGCCTTTATCGACCTTGGTTTAAACAATTTATTGAAAGGTAAAAACTCATTCATTGAAAACTGGCTAGAAGCCCCTCAGCTTTTAAATAGCAATATTTATCCAGTTTGTAAATCCTACTTTTTAACTCAATATTTATTTTATCTTTTGCGAAAATCCGACTTTAAAACATTAATTAATACTTATCAAGAAAGTGAAAACTCTCTAACTAACAACACTTCTCCAATTCTAAATATCTATAATTATTTATTTTTGGCAATTGCCTATAACCAACTTGCGGAATTCTCTAGATCTAATAATTTTTTCAGAAAATCATTGGACCTAGCTGTAAAAGCAGAAATAATCATGCCTTTCATCGAAAATTTTTCTTACTTAGAACATTTTTTGCAAAAAGTTAAGGCCGAAAAAATTTCAGATTTCGCTTATCAAAATTTTTTAGAAAAAGTAACACCAAGCTACAAGTCCAATGCCAATAAAATTTTTCTTTCTCAACCACCTCCTGATTTAACTATTCTTACCAGTCGTGAAAAAGAAATAGCTTTACTTACGGCCTCTGGTTTATCAAATAGCGATATCGCTAACCAACTTTTTATTGCTGAAATTACCGTCAAAAAGGCTTTGCAAAATATTTTTCGCAAACTACAGGTGCAAAATCGTCTAAGTTTGGCATTATTGTTGAAAAAAACAAACCCTAACAGCTAA
- the glyS gene encoding glycine--tRNA ligase subunit beta, with protein sequence MDTLLLEIGTEEIPARFLPKINIQLAELVAKKFADKKIPYDTVKVYSTPRRLAFLLTGLAKQQPDNMLEAKGPALKIAKTPEGEYSKAAQGFARSQGVDLADLVEKDGYIYAVKKLLGQNVQDLLPELLLEIIQELNFPKNMRWANYDIRFVRPIHWLVALLNEQVIPLTIAEVSSGNFTYGHRFLSAGKITLKHAQDYVETLRAEHVIVDPNEREAMIVEQIKTIAQQNQATAKIDEELLEEVVYLVEYPTALCGHFDPEFLVLPKEAIITPMKEHQRYFPLFSEKTGELMPMFITVRNGNDYNLAVIAHGNARVLRARLSDASFFFNEDRKQKLEIRLQKLKNVVFQDGLGSMYDKVERIEKLAVRFAQMVDYQDLAIVKHTAHLAKADLVTGMVCEFTELQGIMGREYAKLEGEAPLVYEGIFEHYLPRFAGDILPSTATGIFVGLADKIDNIVATFSRGLIPTGSQDPYALRRQALGIVNVLANSTYKLPLDKIIMAACETLNISGQEQQDLTAKLQEFFTLRVKNLLIEQGLRYDLVDAILAMQLMDMQDTLKRAKAIKEFAVSQEFVSTVQAFVRVANLTKNVAQAGVVREEKLLEAAEIELCKQFNQQKTAIEAAITEGEYLVALQVINKLVEPINYFFEKVMVMDKDEEIKNNRLALLVNIRELVLKIVDFTKVVLG encoded by the coding sequence ATGGATACATTATTATTAGAAATAGGTACAGAAGAAATTCCAGCACGTTTTTTACCGAAAATAAATATACAATTAGCTGAATTAGTGGCAAAAAAATTTGCAGATAAAAAAATTCCCTATGATACAGTTAAAGTTTATTCTACACCAAGACGATTGGCTTTTTTATTAACAGGCTTAGCTAAACAACAACCAGATAATATGTTAGAAGCTAAAGGTCCAGCTTTAAAAATAGCTAAAACGCCAGAAGGAGAGTATAGTAAGGCGGCACAAGGGTTTGCTCGTTCTCAAGGTGTAGATTTGGCCGATTTAGTAGAAAAAGATGGTTATATCTATGCTGTGAAAAAATTACTTGGACAAAATGTTCAAGATTTATTACCTGAATTATTATTAGAAATTATTCAGGAATTAAATTTCCCCAAAAATATGCGCTGGGCAAATTATGATATTCGTTTTGTGCGTCCTATTCATTGGTTGGTAGCTTTACTAAATGAGCAAGTTATTCCCTTGACTATAGCTGAAGTTTCTTCAGGAAACTTTACCTACGGGCATCGATTTTTAAGCGCAGGAAAAATAACTTTAAAACATGCACAGGACTATGTAGAGACTTTGCGGGCAGAGCATGTTATTGTTGACCCTAATGAACGAGAAGCAATGATTGTCGAGCAAATAAAAACAATTGCCCAACAAAATCAAGCTACAGCTAAAATTGACGAAGAGCTTCTAGAAGAAGTGGTATATTTAGTGGAATATCCTACAGCTTTATGTGGGCACTTTGATCCGGAATTTTTAGTGTTGCCAAAAGAGGCAATTATTACACCGATGAAAGAACATCAACGCTATTTCCCCTTATTTAGTGAAAAAACTGGCGAGTTAATGCCAATGTTTATCACAGTGAGAAATGGTAATGATTATAACTTAGCAGTAATAGCACACGGAAACGCACGAGTTTTGAGAGCTAGACTTAGTGATGCAAGTTTCTTTTTTAACGAAGATCGCAAGCAAAAGTTAGAAATACGTTTGCAAAAATTAAAAAATGTTGTGTTCCAAGATGGGTTAGGTAGTATGTATGATAAGGTTGAAAGAATTGAAAAATTAGCGGTGCGTTTTGCTCAAATGGTTGATTATCAAGATTTAGCAATTGTAAAACATACGGCACATTTAGCGAAGGCTGATTTAGTGACCGGAATGGTATGTGAGTTTACAGAGTTGCAAGGTATAATGGGGCGTGAATATGCTAAGCTAGAGGGTGAAGCTCCATTGGTTTATGAGGGGATTTTTGAACATTATTTACCTAGATTTGCCGGTGATATTTTGCCAAGTACAGCAACTGGGATTTTTGTTGGTTTAGCAGATAAAATTGACAATATCGTGGCAACTTTTAGCCGCGGCTTAATTCCTACTGGCTCGCAAGATCCTTATGCTTTGCGTCGACAAGCATTAGGGATCGTTAATGTATTAGCAAATAGCACTTATAAATTACCTTTAGATAAAATAATTATGGCAGCTTGTGAAACTTTAAATATTAGCGGGCAAGAGCAACAAGATTTAACTGCCAAGTTACAAGAATTTTTCACTTTGCGTGTGAAAAACTTATTAATCGAACAAGGTCTACGTTATGACTTAGTAGATGCAATTTTAGCAATGCAATTAATGGATATGCAAGATACCCTTAAACGCGCTAAAGCGATTAAGGAGTTTGCGGTTAGTCAAGAATTTGTTAGTACAGTGCAAGCTTTTGTGCGAGTAGCAAATTTGACCAAAAATGTAGCACAGGCTGGTGTTGTGCGAGAAGAAAAATTATTGGAGGCGGCGGAAATAGAATTGTGCAAACAATTTAACCAACAGAAAACAGCTATTGAAGCGGCTATAACTGAAGGTGAATATTTAGTTGCACTACAAGTAATAAACAAATTGGTAGAACCGATAAATTATTTCTTTGAAAAAGTAATGGTAATGGATAAAGATGAAGAGATAAAAAATAATCGGCTAGCTTTATTAGTAAATATTCGTGAATTAGTTTTAAAAATTGTTGATTTTACAAAAGTGGTATTAGGATAA
- the glyQ gene encoding glycine--tRNA ligase subunit alpha: MDFQTIILTLQNFWAKQNCILAQAYDVEKGAGTMNPSTFLRSLGPEPWNVAYVEPSRRPADGRYGDNPNRLFQHHQFQVIMKPSPSNIQELYLQSLELLGIKHQEHDIRFVEDNWESPTLGAWGLGWEVWLDGMEITQFTYFQQVGSIDVKPVAVEITYGLERLAMYIQGKENVFDIQWVGDVTYGDVFHRNEVEQSVYNFELADISLLFELFDKYEAEAKRIIEAGYVIPAYDYVLKCSHTFNLLDARGAISVSERTGFIGRVRTMARLCASAYLEQREKLGYPLLKGGK; this comes from the coding sequence ATGGATTTTCAAACGATTATTTTAACTTTACAAAACTTTTGGGCAAAACAAAACTGTATTTTAGCTCAAGCTTATGATGTGGAAAAGGGTGCTGGAACTATGAATCCAAGTACCTTCCTAAGGTCTTTAGGTCCAGAACCATGGAATGTTGCTTATGTAGAGCCATCTAGACGACCTGCTGATGGCAGATATGGAGATAACCCCAATCGGTTGTTTCAACATCATCAATTTCAAGTAATCATGAAACCTTCACCTAGCAATATTCAAGAACTATATTTACAAAGTTTAGAGTTGTTAGGTATTAAACACCAAGAACATGATATTCGTTTTGTTGAAGACAATTGGGAGTCACCAACCCTTGGTGCTTGGGGGCTTGGCTGGGAAGTTTGGTTAGATGGAATGGAAATTACCCAATTCACTTATTTTCAACAAGTTGGTAGTATTGATGTTAAACCAGTGGCAGTTGAAATAACTTATGGCTTAGAACGTTTGGCGATGTATATTCAAGGTAAAGAAAATGTTTTTGACATACAATGGGTTGGCGACGTAACTTACGGTGATGTATTTCATCGTAATGAAGTAGAGCAATCCGTATACAATTTTGAATTGGCGGATATTAGTTTGTTATTTGAACTGTTTGATAAATATGAAGCCGAAGCAAAACGGATTATTGAAGCCGGATATGTAATTCCAGCTTATGATTATGTATTAAAATGTTCGCATACTTTTAACCTTTTAGATGCTCGTGGGGCAATTAGTGTTAGTGAACGAACAGGCTTTATAGGCCGAGTTCGCACTATGGCTAGACTTTGTGCAAGTGCTTACCTAGAACAACGAGAAAAACTAGGTTATCCATTATTGAAAGGGGGAAAATAA